One genomic window of Quercus lobata isolate SW786 chromosome 9, ValleyOak3.0 Primary Assembly, whole genome shotgun sequence includes the following:
- the LOC115958947 gene encoding uncharacterized protein LOC115958947 isoform X1 yields MSENELNISPFSSEKQRKLVSQMKSITSSDESGYNEVGDISSSSSIGSPIRSIFCLKEKADTKRIEEIEDCFILEFDPYEPLDVFNLSTNNNLIDGHPDGANDLFVIAEKGQVALRDYPHSRHACLNFPFHTTPHENYCKMCYCYVCDSAAPCKYWTEPEPAHCHASEHVEYWEFQKNLRRGNPPLMAYGRD; encoded by the exons atgagtgAAAATGAGCTTAATATATCACCCTTCTCATCCGAGAAACAGAGAAAACTTGTTAGTCAGATGAAGTCAATTACTTCTTCAGATGAATCAGGTTATAATGAAGTCGGAgacatttcttcttcttcttctattggGTCTCCAATTAGATCCATATTTTGTCTCAAAGAAAAGGCGGACACGAAGCGCATAGAAGAAATAGAGGACTGTTTCATCTTGGAGTTCGACCCTTACGAGCCCCTCGACGTCTTCAACCTCTCCACGAACAATAATCTTATTGATGGTCATCCTGATGGTGCTAATGATCTCTTTGTTATTGCTGAAAAAGGCCAG GTGGCTCTTAGAGATTATCCACATTCAAGGCATGCATGTCTCAACTTCCCCTTTCATACAACACCTCATGAGAACTACTGCAAGATG TGTTATTGTTACGTTTGCGATTCAGCTGCACCATGCAAGTACTGGACAGAGCCTGAACCAGCACATTGCCATGCTTCAGAGCACGTAGAATATTGGGAGTTCCAAAAGAATTTGAGAAGAGGCAACCCACCTTTAATGGCATATGGCAGAGATTAA
- the LOC115958947 gene encoding uncharacterized protein LOC115958947 isoform X2, whose translation MSENELNISPFSSEKQRKLVSQMKSITSSDESGYNEVGDISSSSSIGSPIRSIFCLKEKADTKRIEEIEDCFILEFDPYEPLDVFNLSTNNNLIDGHPDGANDLFVIAEKGQCYCYVCDSAAPCKYWTEPEPAHCHASEHVEYWEFQKNLRRGNPPLMAYGRD comes from the exons atgagtgAAAATGAGCTTAATATATCACCCTTCTCATCCGAGAAACAGAGAAAACTTGTTAGTCAGATGAAGTCAATTACTTCTTCAGATGAATCAGGTTATAATGAAGTCGGAgacatttcttcttcttcttctattggGTCTCCAATTAGATCCATATTTTGTCTCAAAGAAAAGGCGGACACGAAGCGCATAGAAGAAATAGAGGACTGTTTCATCTTGGAGTTCGACCCTTACGAGCCCCTCGACGTCTTCAACCTCTCCACGAACAATAATCTTATTGATGGTCATCCTGATGGTGCTAATGATCTCTTTGTTATTGCTGAAAAAGGCCAG TGTTATTGTTACGTTTGCGATTCAGCTGCACCATGCAAGTACTGGACAGAGCCTGAACCAGCACATTGCCATGCTTCAGAGCACGTAGAATATTGGGAGTTCCAAAAGAATTTGAGAAGAGGCAACCCACCTTTAATGGCATATGGCAGAGATTAA